The genomic stretch aatcaTATTGAAGCTTTAGCGAGTTATCTGAACGTAAGCATATTTGTCATTGTGATcggttcattttttatatttcgcTCTGAGTGTTTCATAATTCCAACAAGTCTAAGTTATTGACTTtaattaaaatttcatttgttcAACTGTTTTAAATTTACGTGTTGTCTTTGTCCTATTCGCATTGCAACTAACGGCAGCACTTCCCTTCTCAATGAGAACTTCTAGTTTTTAAATATACTATTGGCTGGGAGGCGTTAACTCTAGAGTTCATCTTCTCCTTTACGTACATTCGATAATATGCAATAAAGAGTGCAAATTTGCGTGTTTTTTACGTTATaggtaataaaattattattattcttattatttttattataagacaaaactgttgaaactgtTCCTACGGGCTTATGAGGATTTTTACAGGAGGATTTAacattttgtgattttttaacttaaacaaCAGTTACTGTAAACGCAAAGTATTAACAAAaatcttgcttttttaaaataaaagttattgaTTCTGCAATTTCTCCCTGCAGGTTTTTCTGCAAATCAATTTCTTAATCATCTCCTTCTTTATGTCCCTCTTGAAGAACGCATAGACCCAAGGGTTGATGGCGGAATTCAGGACTAACACGGGTATTTTATAGACTTTATCATTACAACGGGGATGATGAAGAAGTGATACCAAACTGCAGCGCAAATATATTCCATAACAGACGAGAAACAAGCCTATTACAATCGCCATCATTGTTACTGCTGATCTGTCCTGACTGCTGACTGTCAAATCTCTGTGGTTGAACCGTAGCTGCTTTGCTAAGGTGGCTGACGATCTATCATGTTTATATACGACAAATATCATAGAGGAAAAGCAGAATATTAGAAAGCAGCATGAAAAAATCTCCCAAAACATCGCAAATATGTTAACAAAATTGCACTTAACTGGAGCAGGTAAGAAAAATGAAGTTAT from Porites lutea chromosome 1, jaPorLute2.1, whole genome shotgun sequence encodes the following:
- the LOC140934036 gene encoding octopamine receptor beta-2R-like encodes the protein METWFTILGWTLSIVAAAGNGSIIFLVCSKRRLLTKTNAFIISLAVADLGVGASVFPSVFFSEIVKTSHNSSSKCKNIIILRLIRWLFGYASVTSLCSLVLDRYVAIVKPLKYLNFMSRGRVIQMIFVSWAIPVGFVITSFFLPAPVKCNFVNIFAMFWEIFSCCFLIFCFSSMIFVVYKHDRSSATLAKQLRFNHRDLTVSSQDRSAVTMMAIVIGLFLVCYGIYLRCSLVSLLHHPRCNDKVYKIPVLVLNSAINPWVYAFFKRDIKKEMIKKLICRKTCREKLQNQ